A portion of the Feifania hominis genome contains these proteins:
- a CDS encoding Crp/Fnr family transcriptional regulator encodes MPAALTKRRERQNGALAENELFRRCDPRTLHYTACRFRRGESVPDSLNGLPCVGVVSEGSVEVYSVAGDGGELNVKTLVRGDMFGICNIFARSPLPTALRAGARCEVLYIAKDEFARQLTGSPELFLEYAALLNEKIQFLSLKLELGAASTCRGRLACYLLQAAQGDTVRLTGSKQQLASRLGVSRASLFRELAALERQGAIAVRGAEITILNRGALEPDGSPTHLV; translated from the coding sequence ATGCCGGCAGCACTCACCAAGCGCCGCGAGCGCCAAAACGGAGCGCTTGCGGAAAATGAGCTCTTTCGCCGCTGCGACCCGCGCACGCTCCACTACACCGCGTGCCGCTTTCGCCGCGGGGAGAGCGTGCCGGACAGCCTCAATGGGCTGCCCTGCGTCGGCGTGGTCAGCGAGGGGAGCGTCGAGGTGTACTCAGTCGCCGGTGACGGCGGCGAACTCAACGTCAAAACACTCGTGCGCGGCGACATGTTCGGCATCTGCAACATCTTTGCGCGTTCGCCGCTGCCGACTGCTCTGCGCGCGGGGGCAAGGTGCGAGGTGCTCTACATCGCCAAGGACGAATTCGCGCGGCAGCTCACGGGCAGCCCCGAGCTCTTTCTCGAATATGCGGCGCTGCTCAATGAGAAGATCCAGTTTCTAAGCCTCAAGCTCGAGCTCGGCGCGGCCTCGACCTGCCGGGGGAGACTCGCCTGCTACCTGCTGCAGGCCGCGCAGGGGGACACGGTCCGCCTGACGGGGAGCAAGCAGCAGCTCGCAAGCCGGCTCGGCGTGAGCCGGGCAAGCCTGTTTCGCGAACTGGCTGCTCTCGAGCGGCAGGGAGCCATTGCGGTGCGCGGAGCGGAGATCACCATTTTGAACAGAGGCGCCCTTGAGCCGGACGGCTCGCCGACGCATCTTGTATAA
- a CDS encoding ABC transporter substrate-binding protein, with amino-acid sequence MKKLLSLLLAAVLCLAMFAGCAPKETTDPDTTDPGTTDPGAADPGTQEPDGEAAPKTTFRIASLKGPTTMGLVKLMDDSDKGQARHDYQVTMHGTADEIVPLLAKGEIDVAFVPCNLAAVLYQKTEKGIQIAGINSLGVLYTVDTGDEVHSVADLKGKTIYTVGKGTTPEFSLNYILSQNGLEPGKDVTVEFKSEATEVAAMIAQGQQVIAMLPQPFVATAMAKNENLRIALDMTEEWDKVVTDGSSLITGVIVARREFIEQNGAAFDEFLEDYAASVSFVNGDVDAGAALVGGYDIVPEAIAKTALPLCNIVSITGSEMKDKVSGYLNVLYEQNAESVGGTLPDDGFYYVK; translated from the coding sequence ATGAAAAAATTGCTTTCGCTGCTGCTTGCGGCAGTGTTGTGCCTCGCGATGTTCGCGGGGTGCGCCCCCAAGGAGACCACCGACCCCGATACGACTGACCCCGGTACGACCGACCCCGGGGCAGCGGATCCCGGTACGCAGGAGCCTGACGGCGAGGCGGCGCCGAAGACGACGTTTCGCATTGCATCTCTCAAGGGCCCGACGACCATGGGACTTGTCAAGCTCATGGACGACTCCGACAAGGGACAGGCGCGCCACGACTACCAGGTGACCATGCACGGCACCGCCGACGAGATTGTCCCTCTGCTCGCCAAGGGTGAGATCGATGTGGCGTTTGTGCCGTGCAACCTCGCGGCCGTCCTCTACCAGAAGACAGAGAAGGGCATTCAGATCGCGGGCATCAACTCGCTCGGCGTGCTCTACACCGTCGATACCGGCGACGAGGTGCATTCGGTGGCCGATCTCAAGGGCAAGACCATCTACACCGTCGGCAAGGGCACGACGCCCGAATTTTCGCTCAACTACATTCTGAGCCAGAACGGTCTCGAGCCGGGCAAGGATGTCACGGTGGAGTTCAAGTCCGAGGCGACGGAGGTCGCCGCCATGATCGCGCAGGGCCAGCAGGTCATCGCCATGCTGCCGCAGCCCTTTGTCGCAACGGCCATGGCCAAAAATGAGAATCTGCGCATCGCCCTTGACATGACCGAGGAGTGGGACAAAGTCGTCACCGACGGCAGCAGCCTCATCACCGGCGTCATCGTGGCGCGCCGGGAATTCATCGAGCAGAACGGGGCGGCCTTTGACGAGTTCCTCGAGGACTATGCGGCGTCGGTTTCGTTCGTCAACGGCGACGTCGATGCGGGCGCCGCGCTCGTGGGCGGATACGACATTGTGCCCGAGGCGATTGCAAAGACGGCGCTGCCGCTGTGCAACATCGTGAGCATCACAGGCAGCGAGATGAAAGACAAGGTCTCGGGCTACCTGAACGTGCTCTATGAGCAGAACGCCGAATCGGTGGGCGGAACCCTGCCGGACGACGGCTTCTACTATGTGAAATAG
- a CDS encoding SGNH/GDSL hydrolase family protein produces the protein MGKKKYVLCYGDSNTWGVTPDRNGFYNFLRRVPEDERWTGIAQNLLGDEYKLLVDGNCGRTTVWEDPIEGDKNGNLYLKPCLWAQMPLDLVVIMLGTNDLKPRFAVNAWDVALGVEVLINTVLKSGCGEGGTTPPILIMSPILVGENIGETWLDGMFGGWERGKLSLDFARHFKTVADKYHCHFLDAAQYARPSDEDCIHIRLEDHRPLGEAVAAKIREILG, from the coding sequence ATGGGAAAGAAGAAGTATGTGCTCTGCTACGGCGACTCGAACACCTGGGGAGTGACCCCGGACCGAAACGGCTTTTACAACTTTTTGCGCCGCGTCCCCGAGGACGAGCGCTGGACCGGTATCGCGCAGAATCTGCTCGGCGATGAATACAAGCTGCTCGTCGACGGAAACTGCGGGCGCACCACCGTCTGGGAGGACCCGATCGAGGGCGACAAGAACGGCAACCTCTATCTCAAGCCCTGCCTCTGGGCTCAGATGCCGCTCGACCTGGTCGTCATCATGCTCGGCACCAATGACCTCAAGCCCCGCTTCGCGGTGAATGCCTGGGATGTGGCGCTCGGCGTGGAGGTGCTCATCAACACGGTTCTCAAATCCGGCTGCGGCGAGGGCGGTACCACGCCGCCGATTCTGATCATGTCGCCGATTCTCGTCGGTGAGAACATCGGCGAGACCTGGCTCGACGGCATGTTCGGCGGCTGGGAGCGCGGCAAGCTGAGCCTCGACTTCGCGCGGCACTTTAAGACCGTGGCCGACAAGTACCACTGCCACTTCCTCGATGCGGCGCAGTACGCCCGCCCGTCGGATGAGGACTGCATCCACATCCGCCTGGAGGACCACAGGCCCCTCGGTGAGGCCGTGGCCGCCAAAATCAGAGAGATTCTCGGTTGA
- the glmS gene encoding glutamine--fructose-6-phosphate transaminase (isomerizing) has protein sequence MCGIVGFTGAGSATDILIRGLKKLEYRGYDSAGIAVFHDGDIRIVKAKGRLANLEEKIKGDSTLTSTCGIGHTRWATHGEPSDVNSHPHDSHRITVVHNGIIENYMRLKEFLTGKGYEFKSETDTEVVAHLIDYYYKGDLLDAVITAAGKLRGSYALGILCRDDPTRIVALRKDSPLIVGLGKDGNFIASDIPAILEHTKDYYLLDEGDIAVLEPGGVTVYNMEREIVQKEKLTATWDVAAAEKGGYAHFMLKEIMETPKVLADTINPRVENGEIHLEHEAELDELFRSVKKVMIVACGSASHVGYAAKYVIERLARVPTEVDIASEYRYRDPIVEPGDLVLVISQSGETADTLAALRLAKSRGAKVACIVNVVGSSIARESDYVLYTWAGPEIAVATTKAFSAQLAVIDLFAVRLALVRGAIDEAHARELTAAIAALPEQAKALLAREEECKRLAARYQNAKDLFFIGRGLDYAIAMEGSLKLKEISYIHSEVYAAGELKHGTISLVVDDTPVIAIATQSHLIEKTVSNIKEVKARHAKVLAVCREGALDGDVADDIFTIPDGEDLFVPSLDVIPLQLLSYYIAVLRGCDVDKPRNLAKSVTVE, from the coding sequence ATGTGTGGAATTGTTGGATTTACCGGCGCGGGCAGCGCGACCGATATTCTGATCAGAGGCCTGAAAAAACTGGAGTACCGCGGCTATGACTCGGCCGGCATCGCGGTCTTTCACGACGGGGACATCCGCATCGTCAAGGCCAAGGGGCGCCTTGCGAATCTCGAGGAGAAGATCAAGGGCGACAGCACGCTCACATCGACCTGCGGCATCGGTCACACCCGCTGGGCCACCCACGGCGAGCCGAGCGATGTGAACAGCCACCCGCACGACAGCCACAGGATCACCGTCGTGCACAACGGCATCATTGAGAACTACATGCGCCTGAAAGAATTTCTCACCGGCAAGGGCTACGAGTTCAAGAGCGAGACCGACACCGAAGTCGTCGCCCACCTGATCGACTACTACTACAAGGGCGACCTGCTCGACGCGGTCATCACCGCCGCCGGCAAGCTCAGGGGCTCCTATGCGCTCGGCATCCTCTGCCGGGACGACCCGACGCGCATCGTGGCGCTGCGCAAGGACAGCCCGCTGATCGTCGGCCTCGGCAAAGACGGCAACTTCATCGCCAGCGACATCCCCGCCATTCTCGAGCACACCAAGGACTACTACCTGCTCGACGAGGGCGACATCGCCGTACTCGAGCCGGGCGGCGTGACGGTCTACAACATGGAGCGCGAGATCGTACAGAAAGAGAAGCTCACCGCGACCTGGGACGTCGCAGCGGCGGAGAAGGGCGGCTATGCCCACTTCATGCTTAAGGAGATCATGGAGACGCCGAAAGTGCTCGCGGACACCATAAACCCCCGCGTGGAAAACGGCGAAATTCACCTCGAGCACGAGGCGGAGCTCGACGAGCTGTTCCGCTCGGTGAAAAAGGTCATGATCGTGGCCTGCGGCAGCGCAAGCCACGTCGGCTACGCGGCGAAGTACGTCATCGAGCGGCTCGCGCGGGTTCCCACCGAGGTCGACATCGCCTCGGAGTACCGCTACCGCGACCCGATTGTCGAGCCGGGCGATCTGGTGCTCGTGATCTCCCAGTCAGGCGAGACGGCCGACACCCTCGCGGCGCTGCGCCTGGCGAAGTCCAGAGGCGCTAAGGTCGCCTGCATCGTCAACGTCGTCGGCTCGTCCATCGCGCGCGAGTCGGACTATGTGCTCTACACCTGGGCGGGCCCGGAGATCGCCGTTGCGACCACCAAGGCGTTCTCGGCCCAGCTTGCGGTGATCGACCTGTTCGCGGTGCGCCTGGCGCTCGTGCGCGGCGCGATTGACGAGGCCCATGCACGGGAGCTGACCGCGGCCATCGCCGCGCTGCCCGAGCAGGCAAAGGCGCTTCTCGCCCGCGAGGAGGAGTGCAAGCGCCTCGCCGCGCGGTACCAGAACGCAAAGGACCTCTTCTTCATCGGCCGCGGGCTCGACTACGCCATTGCGATGGAGGGCTCGCTCAAGCTCAAGGAGATCTCCTACATCCACAGCGAGGTCTACGCCGCCGGCGAGCTCAAGCACGGCACCATCTCGCTGGTGGTGGACGACACGCCGGTCATCGCCATTGCGACCCAGAGCCATCTCATCGAGAAGACGGTCAGCAACATCAAGGAGGTCAAGGCGCGCCACGCAAAGGTGCTCGCGGTCTGCCGCGAGGGGGCGCTCGACGGCGACGTCGCCGACGACATCTTCACCATCCCCGACGGAGAGGACCTGTTCGTGCCGTCGCTGGATGTGATTCCGCTTCAGCTTCTGAGCTACTACATCGCGGTTCTGCGCGGGTGCGACGTCGACAAGCCGAGAAACCTTGCAAAGTCGGTCACCGTGGAATAG
- a CDS encoding AraC family transcriptional regulator gives MNLSFIQDENGVELIDGITYEFPYTMHERDLSDFIVPWHWHEELEFDYAHRGSLVIETMAKTYPIRQGEAYFINTNVMKTKRKAEGEPVAIEHAHLFHPTLLAGSYRSIFETKYLSPILKNQSIEVVVIGEGTASGREFLRILHTLTRLHAETDQEFQIRNLLSEAWLVLMREIRAQKQGALTQSPHTHEPVKNILNFLHKHYAEKITLRDVARHVGVSEKECIRCFKTTFHQTPIEYLVGYRIEQAKHLLAQTSEPVTDIAFQTGFNNSAYFGKTFKRHTQLTPRQYRGASKTP, from the coding sequence ATGAATCTCTCCTTTATTCAGGACGAAAACGGGGTCGAGCTCATAGATGGCATCACCTACGAGTTCCCCTACACCATGCACGAGCGGGATCTGAGCGATTTCATCGTTCCGTGGCACTGGCACGAGGAGCTGGAGTTTGACTATGCCCACCGCGGCTCTCTGGTTATCGAGACCATGGCGAAGACCTACCCCATCCGCCAGGGCGAGGCCTATTTCATCAACACCAACGTGATGAAGACCAAGCGCAAGGCCGAGGGCGAACCGGTCGCCATCGAGCACGCGCACCTGTTCCACCCCACGCTGCTCGCGGGCTCCTACCGGAGTATCTTTGAGACAAAGTACCTGAGCCCCATTCTGAAAAACCAGTCCATCGAGGTTGTCGTGATCGGCGAGGGCACAGCGTCCGGCCGGGAGTTTCTGAGGATTCTGCACACGCTCACCCGGCTGCACGCCGAGACAGATCAGGAGTTTCAAATTCGGAATCTGCTCTCCGAGGCGTGGCTCGTTCTGATGCGTGAAATTCGCGCGCAGAAGCAGGGCGCCCTGACCCAGTCGCCTCACACGCACGAGCCCGTCAAGAACATTTTGAACTTTCTGCACAAGCACTACGCCGAGAAGATCACGCTGCGCGACGTGGCGCGTCATGTCGGCGTCAGCGAAAAGGAGTGTATCCGCTGCTTTAAGACCACATTCCACCAGACCCCCATCGAGTACCTTGTCGGCTACCGAATCGAGCAGGCAAAGCACCTGCTCGCACAGACATCGGAGCCGGTCACCGACATCGCCTTTCAGACGGGGTTCAACAACAGCGCCTACTTTGGCAAGACGTTCAAGCGCCACACCCAGCTCACCCCAAGGCAGTACCGCGGCGCTTCCAAAACCCCATGA
- a CDS encoding aldo/keto reductase has translation MENYTLKNGFTLPALAYGTWQVFGDELSTGVNTALDSGYTSIDTAFVYENEEQIGKILAQRGQNLDEITITTKVWNEDQGYDKTMASYERSLKWLGKIDMLLIHWPGPDAARFADTWRAFEKLYEDGKLKAIGVCNFKKHHLETLLKTAKIVPMVNQIETNPYMVDEETIAFCKEHGILVEAWSPLAHGAKVFTDPVIGEIAAAHGKTNAQVVIRFLLEMGLRVLPKSKTPQYIRENLAIFDFSLTDDETAKLRALNVMERVGPDPDTFF, from the coding sequence ATGGAAAACTACACGCTCAAAAACGGTTTTACCCTGCCCGCACTCGCCTACGGCACCTGGCAGGTATTCGGCGACGAGCTGAGTACCGGCGTCAACACCGCGCTTGACAGCGGCTACACGAGCATCGACACCGCTTTTGTCTACGAGAACGAAGAGCAGATCGGCAAGATTCTCGCGCAGCGCGGACAAAACCTCGATGAGATCACCATCACCACCAAGGTCTGGAACGAGGACCAGGGTTACGACAAGACCATGGCCTCCTACGAGCGCAGCCTCAAATGGCTCGGCAAGATCGACATGCTGCTCATCCACTGGCCCGGCCCGGACGCCGCGCGCTTTGCGGACACCTGGCGCGCCTTTGAAAAGCTCTATGAGGACGGAAAGCTCAAGGCCATCGGCGTTTGCAACTTCAAAAAGCACCACCTCGAGACGCTGCTCAAGACGGCGAAGATCGTCCCCATGGTCAATCAGATCGAGACCAACCCCTACATGGTCGACGAGGAGACCATCGCGTTCTGCAAGGAGCACGGCATTCTCGTGGAGGCGTGGAGCCCGCTGGCCCACGGCGCGAAAGTCTTCACCGACCCCGTGATCGGCGAGATTGCGGCCGCCCACGGCAAGACCAACGCCCAGGTGGTCATACGCTTTCTGCTCGAGATGGGGCTTCGGGTTCTGCCGAAGTCCAAGACCCCGCAGTACATCAGAGAAAATCTGGCGATCTTTGACTTCTCGCTGACGGACGACGAGACCGCAAAGCTCCGGGCGCTCAACGTCATGGAGCGCGTCGGCCCCGATCCGGATACATTTTTCTAA
- the folE gene encoding GTP cyclohydrolase I FolE gives MIDRKRAEAAVRELLLAVGENPDREGLRETPQRVARMYEEIFAGLHRDPADDVKIFVEDENDDMILIKDIPFYSVCEHHLLPFFGVAHVCYIPKGGRVLGLSKVARIVDGFAKRPQLQERLTSQIANFIMEQADPLGVAVVVEAEHLCMTMRGIRKPGARTQTSALRGAFKTNAKTRAEALALITKGALR, from the coding sequence ATGATCGATAGAAAACGCGCTGAGGCCGCGGTGCGCGAGCTTCTCCTCGCCGTCGGCGAGAACCCCGACCGCGAGGGGCTTCGCGAGACGCCGCAGCGGGTCGCGCGCATGTATGAGGAAATATTTGCCGGTCTTCACCGCGACCCGGCGGACGACGTCAAAATCTTTGTCGAAGACGAGAACGACGACATGATCCTGATTAAGGACATCCCGTTCTACTCGGTCTGCGAACACCATCTGCTGCCCTTTTTCGGCGTGGCGCATGTGTGTTACATCCCGAAAGGCGGGCGGGTGCTGGGGCTCTCGAAAGTGGCGCGCATCGTCGACGGCTTCGCCAAGCGCCCCCAGCTGCAGGAGCGCCTGACCTCCCAAATTGCAAACTTCATCATGGAGCAGGCAGACCCCCTCGGTGTCGCCGTCGTGGTCGAGGCCGAGCATCTGTGCATGACCATGCGCGGCATCCGCAAGCCCGGCGCGCGCACCCAGACCTCCGCGCTGCGCGGGGCGTTCAAAACCAACGCCAAGACCCGCGCCGAGGCGCTCGCGCTGATCACAAAGGGGGCGCTGCGCTGA